The window GGGCAAGGACCCGACCTATCGTCGTCATGCGACTGTCATCGGCAAGTGTCAGCGCGAGACCTCCCGATTCACAGCGAACAGCAAATTTTCGGAACTTGTACATGCGGAAGAGCCGGCCGCCGGCGCCCAGGCGGGGCTGAACAAAGAGCACGGGCCACCCGCCTTCGAGCCAAAGCGCGATGGCGATCAGCAGCATCAGCGGCATTAGAACGGCGGCGGCCACACATGCGACGGTAATGTCCATCGCTCGCCTGACAAACCCGTGATTTGTCCCTGTCACGGGCGGCTGGAGGATGGAAAAGTCAAATGCATTCATGCGGCGGCTCCTGCCCGGGCGGCGTCCTCGAGCGCGGCTGCCAGAGCGTCCACGACCGCCTCCGCCACTGGCGATGTAATCTGGGGATGCAGCGGAATCGTCAGTTCGCGCTCGGCGAAATCCTCGGTGCGCGGCAGGTGAACCCCCGGGCAGCGTTCCCGGTACAACGTCATCTGATGCACGGGCGGATAATGAATTGTGGTCTGTATGCCCTGGGCGCGCAATTCATCGATGACACATTGCCTGTCGACGTGGCGCGGCAAGAGGACCGGCATGATGTGGTATGCCGAGGTGCGCGGTTCGCCAAATGGCATTGTGATGGACGGACAGCGCGCCGTGATGAGGCGCCGATACAGGGCAACCAGGATGCGCCTGACCTCATTCCATTCCTGCAGGTTGCGCAACTGAACCAGGCCGATTGCGGCCCGCATCTCGTCCATGCGGTAGTTGAAGCCGAGCATGGTCACATCATATTGCGGCGTGCGGCTGTTCAGCCTCTGGCGCGTTCCGCTAGTCATACCGTGCCCCCGGGCCAGGCGTATCTTCTCCCGCAGGTCAGGATCCCGTGTAATGACGACCCCGCCCTCCGCGGTGGTCATGTTCTTGTTGCCATAGAAGCTGAACGCTGCACCGGCACCAAACGTCCCAACGTCTTTCAAGCCGGGAGCATGGGCTGCGTCCTCGACGATGTAGAGCCCCCGTACGCTAGCGAACGCCTGCCATTCCGCCTTGTCGGCGAGATAGCCCGCGAAATGGACGAGGATCACGGCCCTGGTCCGCGAGGTGCAGCGTGCCTCTGCTTCCGCTATCGACATCAGCGGCACGTCCGCGGATTCTATGTCGACGAAAACCGGCTTGGCGCCGACATAGAGGACCGCGTTCACGGTCGCCACGAAGGTCAGCGAAGGCACCAGGACCTCGTCGCCAGGGCCGATTCCAAGCCCATACAGGATGAGGTGAAGCGCTGCCGTGCAGGAGTTGACCGCGACGCAGTCTTCGGCGCCATGCATTACGGCAAACGCCTCTTCAAACGACCTCACCCGCTCGCCCATAGTCAGCCAACCGCTGTCGATCACCTTGGACAAAGCAACTTTCTCTGGCACGCCCAAGACGGGAGCACTCACCAAGAGCATTCTTACCTCCTTGATGGTCTTTGCGGCTGTGTCGACAAGCGCCTCATGCTGCCGCGGCGGCGACCTCGATCGAAGCCGACTGCTCCTCCCAGGAAATCTCCTGCGCCTTCTGGAAATCTTCGACGCGGCCGATGTCCAGCCAAAGACCGTCGTGCTTATAGACGTGCACAGCGCTTCCGCCTTGAAGCATCTGCAGCATGAGATCGTCAAACCCGAAAGGTATGCCCGAGGGAATGAACTGCAGAACGTCCGGATTCATGCAGTATATGCCCATGCTTACCAGGTGAGTGAACGCCGGTTTTTCCCGGAAAACCTGCACGGTATTGTTCACTTCATCAATAACACCGAAGTCCATTTTGGTGATGCGCGAGGCGGTCGCTATCGTGACCGAATCCTTGTGCTGGCGGTGCGCCGCCACAAATCGACTGAGGCTCAAGTCGGTGAGCACGTCGCCGTTGAGGACAAGAAACGGCTCGTCCAGCTCATCCCTGATCAGGGAGAGTGGACCGATGGTCCCGAGCGGCTCCATCTCCTGCGTGTATCGGATCTTCAGGTTCCACTGCGAACCGTCGCCGCAGACGCTGCGGATCAAATGACCGAGATAACCGGTTGTGACATACACGTCCGCGATGCCGTTGCGCCGCAGCCATTTGAGCAGCAACTCAAGGACCGGCCGGGCGCCGATGGGCATCAGAGGCTTCGGCAGAACCGACGTGAATGGCCGAAGGCGCATCCCCATTCCGCCGCATTGAATAACCGCTTTCATACGATCCTCCTACGCACAGCCGACAACGGCCACGATCAAAGTCAGCGTCCGGAAGCTCCTATCCGTCGACAGGATCAGTGAAATCCCATCGGCTCACGGCCTGCCGGACATGCAGCAATCCGAACTTGGTAGGGAAAATTATGCCCCTGGCGGCAGACTGTCGTCGTGCGTTCGAATGGCAATCTCGATCCATTTTTCTGCTCAAATCCGTATGATCCCCATTCGCATCGCTGGCGGCCAATGGGTGCCCTGCGGGTCCGCCGAGGGACCAAGGTCCGACTTGAATCTTGGTTAACCGAGGAGCACTTTGCTAAGTTAGACAGGTCGAATTAAAAGGAGGGATCCGGGGGCAGGCATGTTTTGACTAACCGTAGGCTGTGTGGACCGTCACATATCCATGCCTTCTGGGGGTGTAAGACGATTGCGGTTGGTGCCCGATAGGGCAGTGTGAGCGTTGGGGTCACATGTATAAGATTATCATCGCCGATGATCACGGTCTGTATCGACGTGGCCTGCGCCTGGCCTTGACTGCGGGCATCCCGGGCGTAGAAATATTCGAGGCGACGTGTTTCGATGCCGTGGTCGGCCTTCTTGCGGAACAAGGGCCCATCGATCTTGCAATGCTGGACCTGAACATGCCGGGACTCCTCAATCAGGAGGTGCTCGGCGATGTCTTGGTGGCTTATCCAGAAACGCGGTTTGCGATCGTTACCGGAAACGATTCCCGTTCGGAAATTCTGACGGCTCTCTCGGTGGGACTCCACGGCTACATCGTCAAATCGCAAAAAGACGAAGAGGTCGTGCTGGCGGTCAAAGAGATCCTGTCAGGTCGAATTTACGTGCCCGCCCTTCTATCCCGAAACTCCGGAGGCCAGGAGCCGCAACCGCTCGAGGTTCCACATCGAAATGGCATCGGCGCCCGCTTCCTGGAGAGACTGACGTCCCGGCAGAAGGATGTCCTGAAGCTGATGGCCGAAGGGTATTCGAACAAGGAAATCGCCCGGGATCTTGATATCGCCGAGGCAACAACGAAAATTCATGCGGCCGCAATCTTGCGGGAACTGGGCGTTCGCAATCGC is drawn from Mesorhizobium sp. B1-1-8 and contains these coding sequences:
- a CDS encoding DegT/DnrJ/EryC1/StrS family aminotransferase, with the protein product MLLVSAPVLGVPEKVALSKVIDSGWLTMGERVRSFEEAFAVMHGAEDCVAVNSCTAALHLILYGLGIGPGDEVLVPSLTFVATVNAVLYVGAKPVFVDIESADVPLMSIAEAEARCTSRTRAVILVHFAGYLADKAEWQAFASVRGLYIVEDAAHAPGLKDVGTFGAGAAFSFYGNKNMTTAEGGVVITRDPDLREKIRLARGHGMTSGTRQRLNSRTPQYDVTMLGFNYRMDEMRAAIGLVQLRNLQEWNEVRRILVALYRRLITARCPSITMPFGEPRTSAYHIMPVLLPRHVDRQCVIDELRAQGIQTTIHYPPVHQMTLYRERCPGVHLPRTEDFAERELTIPLHPQITSPVAEAVVDALAAALEDAARAGAAA
- a CDS encoding LuxR C-terminal-related transcriptional regulator — its product is MYKIIIADDHGLYRRGLRLALTAGIPGVEIFEATCFDAVVGLLAEQGPIDLAMLDLNMPGLLNQEVLGDVLVAYPETRFAIVTGNDSRSEILTALSVGLHGYIVKSQKDEEVVLAVKEILSGRIYVPALLSRNSGGQEPQPLEVPHRNGIGARFLERLTSRQKDVLKLMAEGYSNKEIARDLDIAEATTKIHAAAILRELGVRNRTEAAVLIKTWLGTI
- a CDS encoding nucleotidyltransferase family protein; translated protein: MKAVIQCGGMGMRLRPFTSVLPKPLMPIGARPVLELLLKWLRRNGIADVYVTTGYLGHLIRSVCGDGSQWNLKIRYTQEMEPLGTIGPLSLIRDELDEPFLVLNGDVLTDLSLSRFVAAHRQHKDSVTIATASRITKMDFGVIDEVNNTVQVFREKPAFTHLVSMGIYCMNPDVLQFIPSGIPFGFDDLMLQMLQGGSAVHVYKHDGLWLDIGRVEDFQKAQEISWEEQSASIEVAAAAA